The following coding sequences are from one Chelonoidis abingdonii isolate Lonesome George chromosome 4, CheloAbing_2.0, whole genome shotgun sequence window:
- the LOC116816939 gene encoding olfactory receptor 10V1-like: MGDENRTELIQLHFQSFSFLPEMQLLIFLVFLLVYLLSLCGNATVALTVHTDCSLHNPMYFFLANLAVLEIFYSSVIAPLALVNLLSGRKATISLAGCGTQMFFFVFLGSADCILLAVMAYDRYVAICHPLHYTLIINWTVCACLVSGSLVLGFLLALQLTILLFHLPFCGTNEINHFYCDVLPVLRLACADTQIHQATVFVVSVIVLTMPFLIICISYVFIVAAILKIRSAAGQHRAISTCSSHLTVVLLQYGCCSFIYLRPSSSYSPEQGQAVTVIYIFVTPLLNPLIYSMRNKDLKDALGRALGRAMLFQRK; this comes from the coding sequence ATGGGGGATGAAAACCGAACAGAGCTGATACAATTACACTTCCAATCCTTCTCGTTCCTCCCCGAGATGCAGCTACTGATTTTCCTGGTCTTTCTGCTTGTGTACCTGCTCAGCCTCTGTGGGAATGCCACTGTTGcactcactgtccacactgactgctccctccacaaccccatgtacttcttcctggccAATCTGGCAGTGCTGGAGATCTTCTATTCTTCTGTCATTGCCCCCTTGGCCCTGGTCAACCTCCTGTCTGGGAGGAAGGCCACCATCTCCCTCGCTGGCTGTGGCACCCAGATGTTCTTCTTTGTCTTTCTTGGCAGTGCTGACTGCATCCTGCTGGCCGTCATGGCGTATGACCGATATGTGGCCATCTGCCACCCACTGCACTACACCCTCATTATTAACTGGACAGTCTGTGCTTGCTTGGTGTCAGGGTCACTGGTTCTGGGATTCCTGTTAGCCTTGCAGTTGACCATCCTGCTATTTCATCTACCGTTCTGTGGCACCAATGAAATCAATCACTTCTATTGTGATGTGCTGCCCGTCCTACGATTGGCATGTGCAGATACACAGATACACCAGGCCACCGTCTTTGTTGTTAGTGTGATAGTCCTGACTATGCCCTTCCTGATAATCTGCATCTCCTATGTCTTCATTGTGGCTGCCATCCTGAAGATCCGCTCTGCAGCTGGTCAGCACCGTGCCATCTCCACCTGCTCTTCCCACCTGACAGTTGTCCTCCTGCAGTACGGCTGCTGCAGCTTCATATACCTACGCCCCAGCTCCAGCTACTCCCCAGAGCAAGGCCAGGCAGTGACTGTGATCTATATTTTTGTCACCCCCTTACTGAACCCCCTTATCtacagcatgaggaacaaggaCCTAAAGGATGCTCTGGGGAGAGCACTGGGAAGGGCAATGCTGTTCCAGAGAAAGTGA